In Kitasatospora gansuensis, a genomic segment contains:
- a CDS encoding DUF4396 domain-containing protein yields MNHEHEHHEHDHHAQHQHHAQGGSWRNAAQATLHCLTGCAIGEILGLVIGTALGLHNGATVVLSVLLAFVFGYALTMRGVLRAGLDLRGALKVALAADTVSIVVMELVDNSVMVGVPGAMDAGLDSLLFWGSLAFSLVVAFVLTVPVNRWLISKGRGHAVVHAHHH; encoded by the coding sequence ATGAACCACGAGCACGAGCACCACGAGCACGACCACCACGCCCAGCACCAGCACCACGCCCAGGGCGGCAGCTGGCGGAACGCCGCGCAGGCGACCCTGCACTGCCTCACCGGCTGCGCCATCGGCGAGATCCTCGGCCTGGTGATCGGGACCGCTCTCGGGCTGCACAACGGCGCGACCGTCGTGCTCTCCGTCCTGCTGGCCTTCGTCTTCGGCTACGCGCTCACCATGCGCGGCGTCCTGCGGGCGGGCCTGGACCTGCGTGGCGCGTTGAAGGTCGCGCTGGCGGCTGACACCGTGTCGATCGTGGTGATGGAGCTGGTGGACAACAGCGTCATGGTCGGGGTGCCAGGAGCGATGGACGCCGGGCTGGACAGCCTCTTGTTCTGGGGCTCGCTGGCCTTCTCGCTGGTGGTCGCCTTCGTGCTGACCGTCCCGGTGAACCGTTGGCTGATCTCCAAGGGCCGTGGCCACGCCGTGGTCCACGCCCACCACCACTGA
- a CDS encoding EAL domain-containing protein — protein MTRWRWPYPAYVFLGWMVLLTALYYTHPDQRIVWWTGIGLSGVAAIVYGTFRNRPTHPLPWFLLAAANLSFTAGEVAEVVQTEILKRVNPFPSIADGFYLLTYPLYAAGLLLFIRRRSAGRDRGSLLDALTFTSGLALLVWIYIVLPSAQNSELTWVQKAFSIAYPLGDILVLAMLVRLLVPPGPRSWSLRLLTVGTLGMLVSDVMFGLIQLHGMWRIGTPVDLGWAAFYTSWGIAALHPSMVTMTRPAPRRRPEVARGRIGLLALAALIAPAILMLDAFVGDTSNVGVVAAFSALLYLLVLARLAGVVSTHRQTVARERVLRVAVSSLAGATRVDEITSALRAAGAALPPPDPRRRVLLGLSDQGGGVRFQPPYGRPGEWSAFQVPRAVHLLAATGRSHQCRAVDLGDELATALHGAGQAVVCPLALRDRPAGDPLIGVLIVGGEEEELLALTDTLGSLASQAALALERITLSEEVNRRNSEAYFRSLVQNASDVILILDEEDRVRYASSSADRVLGYPGLVGTPIAALVPPEETLGVVGALDQMRRPGTRERREHWRMLRHDEVTIEVEVRHSDLRADPTVAGLVLTLRDVTEQRQLERELSHRAFHDSLTGLANRVLFHDRVTQAFRRGTRGGLSAGVLLIDIDDFKVVNDAMGHSVGDELLVAVSLRLSTIARASDTAARLGGDEFAVLIEDARSPADAEGFAEHVIRAFDEPFRLSVGAVNVSVSLGVATTDDSADSTELLTHADLALYAAKGSGKRQWRRFQPVLQEGMIERHELQESLHGAVADSAFHLLYQPIVEIGSGGLEGFEALVRWPHAKRGLVPPEQFITLAEESGQIVPLGAWVLGRATAEAARWQRAVGAGRPLYVSVNVSARQFRDPGFVEVVLDALDVCSMQPESLVLELTESVLMQRDDRVRSDLLMLSELGVRLAIDDFGTGYSSLSYLREFPITILKIDKSFIDGLERSPQQYALVEGITRIAETLGVRVIAEGIETSRQRELLGVMGCPLGQGYLFARPMDPDKAEALIRSGRAYAELPGPAS, from the coding sequence ATGACCAGATGGCGGTGGCCCTACCCGGCGTATGTCTTCCTCGGCTGGATGGTCCTGCTGACGGCGCTGTACTACACCCACCCCGATCAGCGGATCGTCTGGTGGACCGGGATCGGCCTGAGCGGCGTGGCCGCGATCGTGTACGGCACCTTCCGCAACCGGCCGACCCACCCGCTGCCGTGGTTCCTGCTGGCCGCCGCGAACCTCAGCTTCACCGCGGGCGAGGTCGCCGAGGTGGTGCAGACCGAGATCCTCAAGCGGGTCAACCCGTTCCCGTCCATCGCGGACGGCTTCTACCTGCTGACCTACCCGCTGTACGCCGCCGGGCTGTTGCTGTTCATCCGCCGCCGGAGCGCGGGCCGGGACCGGGGCAGCCTGCTGGACGCGCTGACCTTCACCTCAGGTCTGGCGCTGCTGGTCTGGATCTACATCGTGCTGCCGTCCGCGCAGAACTCCGAACTGACGTGGGTTCAGAAGGCGTTCTCGATCGCCTACCCGCTGGGCGACATCCTGGTGCTGGCCATGCTGGTACGGCTGTTGGTGCCGCCGGGCCCGCGCAGCTGGTCGCTGCGGCTGCTCACCGTGGGCACTCTGGGGATGCTGGTCTCGGACGTGATGTTCGGGCTGATCCAGCTGCACGGGATGTGGCGGATCGGCACCCCGGTGGACCTCGGCTGGGCCGCTTTCTACACCTCCTGGGGCATCGCCGCGCTGCACCCCTCGATGGTCACCATGACCCGCCCGGCCCCGCGCCGACGGCCCGAGGTGGCCCGGGGCCGGATCGGGCTGCTCGCCCTCGCCGCGCTGATCGCCCCGGCGATCCTGATGCTGGACGCCTTCGTCGGCGACACCAGCAACGTCGGGGTGGTGGCCGCCTTCTCCGCGCTGCTCTACCTGCTGGTGCTGGCCCGGCTGGCCGGGGTGGTGAGCACGCACCGGCAGACCGTGGCCCGCGAGCGGGTGCTCAGGGTGGCGGTCAGCTCACTGGCCGGCGCCACCCGGGTGGACGAGATCACCAGCGCGCTGCGGGCGGCCGGTGCCGCGCTGCCGCCGCCCGATCCGCGCCGCCGGGTGCTGCTCGGGCTGAGCGACCAGGGCGGCGGGGTCAGGTTCCAGCCGCCGTACGGCCGTCCGGGTGAATGGTCGGCCTTCCAGGTGCCGCGGGCCGTCCACCTGCTGGCCGCCACCGGGCGCAGCCACCAGTGCCGGGCGGTGGACCTGGGGGACGAGCTGGCGACGGCGCTGCACGGCGCGGGCCAGGCCGTGGTCTGCCCGCTGGCCCTGCGGGACCGGCCGGCCGGCGACCCGCTGATCGGGGTGCTGATCGTCGGCGGCGAGGAGGAGGAGCTGCTGGCCCTCACCGACACGCTCGGCTCGCTCGCCTCACAGGCGGCGCTGGCGCTGGAACGGATCACGCTCAGCGAGGAGGTCAACCGCCGCAACAGCGAGGCGTACTTCCGCAGCCTGGTGCAGAACGCCTCGGACGTCATCCTGATCCTGGACGAGGAGGACCGGGTCAGGTATGCCTCCAGCTCGGCCGACCGGGTGCTCGGCTACCCCGGCCTGGTGGGCACCCCGATCGCGGCGCTGGTGCCGCCCGAGGAGACCCTCGGCGTGGTGGGTGCGCTGGACCAGATGCGCAGACCCGGCACCCGGGAGCGGCGCGAGCACTGGCGGATGCTCCGGCACGACGAGGTGACGATCGAGGTCGAGGTCAGGCACAGCGACCTGCGGGCCGACCCGACGGTGGCCGGGCTGGTGCTGACCCTCCGGGACGTCACCGAACAGCGCCAGCTGGAGCGCGAGTTGAGCCACCGGGCGTTCCACGACTCGCTGACCGGGCTGGCCAACCGGGTGCTCTTCCACGACCGGGTCACCCAGGCTTTCCGGCGCGGCACCCGGGGCGGGCTCTCGGCCGGGGTGCTCCTGATCGACATCGACGACTTCAAGGTGGTCAACGACGCGATGGGCCACAGCGTCGGGGACGAACTGCTGGTGGCGGTCTCGCTGCGGCTGTCCACCATCGCGCGGGCCTCGGACACCGCGGCCCGGCTCGGCGGTGACGAGTTCGCGGTGCTGATCGAGGACGCCCGCAGCCCGGCGGACGCCGAGGGCTTCGCCGAGCACGTGATCCGGGCCTTCGACGAGCCGTTCCGGCTCAGCGTCGGCGCGGTCAACGTCTCGGTCAGCCTGGGCGTGGCGACCACCGACGACAGCGCCGACTCCACCGAGCTGCTCACCCACGCGGACCTCGCGCTGTACGCGGCCAAGGGCTCCGGCAAGCGGCAGTGGCGCCGGTTCCAGCCGGTCCTGCAGGAGGGCATGATCGAGCGCCACGAGCTCCAGGAGAGCCTGCACGGGGCTGTCGCGGACTCCGCCTTCCACCTGCTCTACCAGCCGATCGTGGAGATCGGCAGCGGCGGCCTGGAGGGCTTCGAGGCACTGGTGCGCTGGCCGCACGCCAAGCGCGGCCTGGTGCCGCCCGAGCAGTTCATCACGCTGGCCGAGGAGAGCGGGCAGATCGTCCCGCTCGGCGCCTGGGTGCTCGGCCGCGCCACCGCCGAGGCGGCCCGCTGGCAGCGGGCGGTCGGCGCCGGGCGGCCGCTGTACGTGAGCGTCAACGTCTCGGCCCGGCAGTTCCGCGACCCGGGCTTCGTCGAGGTGGTGCTGGACGCCCTGGACGTGTGCTCGATGCAGCCGGAGTCGCTGGTGCTGGAGCTGACCGAGAGCGTGCTGATGCAGCGTGACGACCGGGTCAGGTCCGACCTGCTGATGCTGAGTGAGCTGGGGGTCAGGCTGGCGATCGACGACTTCGGCACCGGGTACTCCTCGCTCAGCTACCTGCGGGAGTTCCCGATCACCATCCTGAAGATCGACAAGTCCTTCATCGACGGTCTGGAGCGGTCCCCGCAGCAGTACGCCCTGGTCGAGGGCATCACCCGGATCGCCGAGACGCTGGGCGTCCGGGTGATCGCGGAGGGGATCGAGACCTCCAGGCAGCGCGAGCTGCTGGGCGTGATGGGCTGCCCGCTCGGGCAGGGCTACCTGTTCGCCCGCCCGATGGACCCGGACAAGGCGGAGGCACTGATCCGCAGCGGCCGGGCGTACGCGGAGCTGCCCGGGCCGGCCTCCTGA
- a CDS encoding DUF6153 family protein — translation MHPERRRHRAHLRVLLVLATLLGVLAMHGLGAVPVTATAAAMSAEHQHHDSGDGDSDGGHDSHAGPMCLSGAVAVPFAPAPPGPAAPYGCGVPAPGPVGATSGEPDGGRAPPSLAELQLLRR, via the coding sequence ATGCACCCCGAACGCCGCCGCCACCGAGCCCACCTGCGGGTGCTGCTCGTGCTGGCCACGCTGCTCGGGGTGCTGGCCATGCACGGCCTCGGCGCCGTCCCGGTGACCGCGACTGCGGCCGCGATGAGCGCCGAGCACCAGCACCACGACTCCGGCGACGGGGACAGTGACGGCGGGCACGACAGCCACGCGGGGCCGATGTGCCTCTCCGGCGCGGTGGCCGTCCCGTTCGCCCCGGCCCCGCCCGGCCCCGCCGCGCCGTACGGGTGCGGGGTGCCCGCGCCCGGCCCGGTCGGCGCGACCTCCGGCGAACCGGACGGCGGCCGGGCCCCGCCCAGTCTGGCCGAGCTGCAACTCCTGCGCAGATAG
- a CDS encoding CbtA family protein, which translates to MPSSTVRNLLVRGMLAGLLAGVLAFAFAFLVGEPSVDDSIALESVAAAPQHVHGGDAAAAPAAPAAEEEEELVSRSMQSTFGLATGVLVYGVALGGIAALVYCFALGRIGRFSPRATAALVAAAAFTTVYLVPFLKYPATPPAVGNPDTIGKRTTLFFLMILLSVLLAVAAVILGRRLAPRLGNWNASVLAGLAFAVAVTLAFVLLPGNEDAVKETFPAALLWNFRLATLGIQAVLWTAFALVFGHFAERLLAPRPASATPAATAVPAA; encoded by the coding sequence ATGCCTTCGTCAACAGTCAGAAACCTGCTGGTCCGTGGCATGCTCGCGGGCCTGCTGGCCGGCGTGCTGGCGTTTGCCTTCGCCTTCCTGGTGGGTGAGCCGTCGGTCGACGACTCGATCGCCCTGGAGAGCGTCGCGGCGGCGCCGCAGCACGTCCACGGCGGGGACGCGGCCGCCGCCCCGGCGGCTCCGGCCGCCGAGGAGGAAGAGGAACTGGTCAGCCGGTCCATGCAGTCCACCTTCGGGCTGGCCACCGGTGTCCTGGTCTACGGTGTCGCGCTCGGTGGCATCGCCGCCCTGGTGTACTGCTTCGCGCTCGGCCGGATCGGCCGCTTCTCGCCCAGGGCGACCGCCGCCCTGGTCGCGGCCGCCGCGTTCACCACCGTCTACCTGGTGCCGTTCCTCAAGTACCCGGCGACCCCGCCCGCGGTGGGCAACCCGGACACCATCGGCAAGCGCACCACGCTGTTCTTCCTGATGATCCTGCTCAGCGTGCTGCTCGCGGTCGCGGCCGTCATCCTCGGCCGCCGCCTCGCCCCGCGCCTGGGCAACTGGAACGCCTCGGTGCTGGCCGGCCTCGCCTTCGCGGTCGCCGTCACCCTGGCCTTCGTCCTGCTGCCGGGCAACGAGGACGCCGTCAAGGAGACCTTCCCGGCCGCCCTGCTGTGGAACTTCCGACTGGCCACCCTGGGCATCCAGGCCGTCCTGTGGACGGCCTTCGCCCTGGTCTTCGGCCACTTCGCGGAGCGCCTGCTGGCCCCCCGCCCGGCCTCGGCCACCCCGGCGGCCACGGCGGTCCCGGCCGCCTGA
- a CDS encoding DUF305 domain-containing protein, with the protein MNIKPNRRVPLAAAALLAGALLLTACGSGGGHDAHNAAPAATAATPAVSGKAYNAADVAFAQGMIPHHRQALEMAELATTRAASPEVKQLAAAIRAAQDPEIATMSGWLTGWGEQVPQPGAAGAHAGHGGVAGMMTEAELASLKDATGAAFDTAFLKLMVAHHTGAVEMAKAEQGKGGYAPAKELAGAVISGQSAEIEQMNKLLR; encoded by the coding sequence ATGAACATCAAGCCGAACCGCCGTGTCCCGCTCGCCGCAGCCGCCCTGCTCGCGGGTGCCCTGCTGCTCACCGCCTGCGGCAGCGGCGGTGGCCACGACGCGCACAACGCCGCCCCGGCGGCGACCGCGGCCACGCCCGCCGTCAGCGGCAAGGCGTACAACGCCGCCGACGTGGCCTTCGCCCAGGGCATGATCCCGCACCACCGACAGGCCCTGGAGATGGCCGAGTTGGCCACCACCCGGGCCGCCTCGCCCGAGGTCAAGCAGCTCGCCGCGGCGATCCGGGCGGCCCAGGACCCGGAGATCGCCACCATGTCCGGCTGGCTGACCGGCTGGGGCGAGCAGGTCCCGCAGCCCGGCGCGGCCGGTGCGCACGCCGGTCACGGCGGGGTGGCGGGCATGATGACCGAGGCCGAGCTGGCCTCGCTGAAGGACGCCACCGGCGCGGCCTTCGACACCGCCTTCCTGAAGCTGATGGTGGCTCACCACACCGGGGCCGTCGAGATGGCCAAGGCCGAGCAGGGCAAGGGCGGTTACGCCCCGGCGAAGGAGCTGGCGGGCGCGGTGATCAGCGGTCAGAGCGCCGAGATCGAGCAGATGAACAAGCTGCTCCGCTGA
- a CDS encoding PepSY-associated TM helix domain-containing protein — MLSETERPPTSATPAPASAWAGLRPLLLRLHFYAGVLIAPFLLVAAVSGLLYAGSYQIERFVYSDQLTVSQVGTAALPLSRQIAAATAAHPEGKLALVRTSDDPEATTQVLLNVPALEEGRKLAVFVDPYTAEVRGALKSYGSSGALPFRAWLSELHANLQLGEPGRIYSELAASWLWVVVLGGLALWFGRRRKRYVRPEGGLTGRRRSLSWHGVIGLWAAVGLLGLSATGLTWSTYAGEHIEQLRTSLSWTTPALATATGGGDHSAHEEHSGSGGTPVGVDQVMAAAAAAGIDGPVEIVPPKGPGKAYAVKEIDKQWPVRLDQVAVDPTDATVSSELRFADYPLGAKLTRFGIDLHMGVAFGLANELALIALAAGLIAMTLLGYRMWWHRRPGPRAFGRPYPAGAWRQSPRAAAALALAAIAVGWFLPLLGISLAAFLAVDLLLGLRRTK, encoded by the coding sequence ATGCTGTCCGAAACCGAACGACCGCCCACCTCGGCGACCCCTGCACCGGCTTCCGCCTGGGCCGGGCTCCGTCCGCTGCTGCTCCGCCTGCACTTCTACGCGGGCGTCCTGATCGCCCCCTTCCTGCTGGTCGCCGCCGTCAGCGGCCTGCTGTACGCGGGCTCGTACCAGATCGAACGCTTCGTCTACTCGGACCAGCTGACGGTCTCCCAGGTCGGCACCGCCGCCCTGCCGCTGTCCCGGCAGATCGCGGCCGCCACCGCCGCCCACCCCGAGGGCAAGCTCGCCCTGGTCCGCACCTCCGACGACCCGGAGGCCACCACCCAGGTGCTGCTGAACGTGCCGGCCCTCGAGGAGGGCCGAAAGCTCGCGGTCTTCGTCGACCCGTACACCGCCGAGGTGCGCGGCGCGCTGAAGAGCTACGGCAGCTCCGGCGCACTCCCCTTCCGGGCCTGGCTGTCCGAGCTGCACGCCAACCTCCAGCTCGGTGAACCCGGCCGGATCTACAGCGAACTCGCCGCCAGCTGGCTCTGGGTGGTGGTGCTCGGCGGGCTCGCGCTCTGGTTCGGCCGCCGCCGCAAGCGGTACGTCCGGCCCGAGGGCGGGCTGACGGGCCGTCGGCGCTCGCTCTCCTGGCACGGCGTGATCGGCCTCTGGGCCGCCGTCGGCCTGCTCGGCCTCTCCGCCACCGGCCTCACCTGGTCCACCTACGCCGGCGAGCACATCGAGCAGCTCCGCACCTCGCTGAGCTGGACCACCCCCGCACTGGCCACCGCCACCGGCGGCGGCGACCACTCCGCCCACGAGGAGCACTCCGGCTCCGGCGGCACCCCGGTCGGCGTCGACCAGGTGATGGCCGCCGCGGCGGCCGCCGGGATCGACGGCCCGGTGGAAATCGTCCCGCCGAAGGGCCCCGGCAAGGCCTACGCGGTCAAGGAGATCGACAAGCAGTGGCCGGTCCGGCTCGACCAGGTCGCCGTCGACCCCACCGACGCCACCGTCAGCTCCGAACTCCGCTTCGCGGACTACCCCCTCGGCGCCAAGCTCACCCGCTTCGGCATCGACCTGCACATGGGCGTCGCCTTCGGCCTGGCCAACGAACTCGCCCTGATCGCCCTGGCCGCCGGCCTGATCGCGATGACCCTGCTCGGCTACCGGATGTGGTGGCACCGCCGCCCCGGCCCCCGCGCCTTCGGCCGCCCCTACCCCGCCGGCGCCTGGCGCCAGTCCCCCAGGGCCGCCGCCGCCCTGGCCCTGGCCGCGATCGCCGTCGGCTGGTTCCTGCCCCTGCTCGGCATCTCGCTGGCCGCCTTCCTGGCGGTCGACCTCCTGCTGGGCCTGCGCAGGACCAAGTGA
- a CDS encoding amino acid adenylation domain-containing protein, protein MNSRGQYSIWPSHRELPPGWQQVGRPALLADCAAVVDTLWTDIRPHSTGPPAISVPELVRARARLIPGHPAVISEHGALDYGELDKQADQLARRLRARGVGARHTVAVCHDRSPGMVVALLAVLRAGAAFLPLDPALPRRRLDRLIDDAGAAPVLTDQAHSWLTDRTMAVDQDDADDQDPGGPLPTPGPEDPAYLIYTSGSTGDPKGVMVSHRSFATVLTALVTAYGLSPADRVLQLAALGFDTSLEQVFTPLIGGATLVLADRRGCAPTELADRLAAHRVTVADLTPAYWHQFQNATERDPAPPGDLRLVIVGGDTVRPGDCRRWLRQRPGVRLMNAYGLTETTITSTLCELNPGLLAGPVGAPAPIGRPVGGATVHLLDEQLRPVQDGRPGEIFIGGPGVALGFWRQPGRTAELFRPDPYAAEPGSRMCRTGDLGRWRADGELEYLGRLDRQLKIRGYRVDPAEVEAALADHPAVEQAAVVPEDGALAAFYTTAGPVPAEEVNSFLSERLARWMVPARLTEVATLPLDRNGKVDRKGLLLTTAPPPAPPTGNGEQLDSIGSGVAELWARMLHLEQVQPGDDFFKIGGDSLLATEMLARARIMFGIGVGQLRVLTRALLAEPTLAAFARNTRAARAGTLTAGDLPPDFAAEAELGVPIRSNGGPPPNWRRPGAILLTGATGYCGSHLLDTLLRETDATVHCLVRDTDPGQALDRLRAAGLRHLLRDPLDGVAPGRVVPEHGDLGAPLLGLTEQRFAELAAGLDLILHCGARVNFIYPYRELSAVNVGGVRELVRLAGHSRAVPLHHLSSMSVLAGYGAAGVRQVTERTPLGYPGYLSVGYAETKWVAEELLRQAAQAGLPVTVHRLNDVTGDRHTGAMNSSTEMCALIRLIADTGCAPDVDLPLDFLPADSFARALTYLATHVEATGQAYHLTNPRHPLLGELAARLRAFGYPVAEVPYQDWVLRFARYAAEHPKHPATPFLPLFVDRCAGRPELTVSEMYFRRTFPRFDRSGVVADLAGSGVEFPPVDGPLLDRYLRHLIGSGYLDPPTVGG, encoded by the coding sequence GTGAACTCGCGCGGCCAGTACTCGATCTGGCCGAGTCACCGCGAGCTGCCGCCGGGCTGGCAACAGGTGGGACGACCAGCGCTGTTGGCTGACTGTGCAGCAGTTGTCGACACGCTGTGGACGGATATCCGGCCGCATTCCACCGGCCCCCCGGCGATTTCCGTACCGGAGTTGGTGCGGGCCAGGGCCCGGCTGATTCCCGGTCACCCTGCGGTGATTTCGGAACACGGCGCACTCGACTACGGGGAGTTGGACAAGCAGGCGGACCAGTTGGCCCGCCGGCTGCGGGCCCGCGGTGTCGGAGCGCGGCACACCGTGGCGGTCTGTCACGACCGCAGCCCCGGCATGGTGGTCGCGCTGCTCGCCGTGCTCAGGGCCGGCGCCGCCTTCCTGCCGCTCGACCCCGCGCTGCCGCGGCGCCGGCTGGACCGGCTGATCGACGACGCCGGGGCGGCACCGGTGCTCACCGACCAGGCCCACAGCTGGCTCACCGACCGCACCATGGCGGTCGATCAGGACGACGCCGACGACCAGGACCCCGGCGGCCCGCTGCCCACCCCGGGCCCCGAGGACCCGGCGTACCTGATCTACACCTCCGGCTCCACCGGCGACCCCAAGGGCGTGATGGTCAGTCACCGCTCCTTCGCCACCGTGCTGACCGCGCTGGTCACGGCGTACGGGCTGAGCCCCGCGGACCGGGTGCTCCAGCTGGCCGCGCTCGGCTTCGACACCTCGCTGGAACAGGTCTTCACGCCGCTGATCGGCGGCGCCACGCTGGTGCTGGCCGACCGGCGGGGGTGCGCCCCGACCGAGCTGGCCGACCGGCTCGCCGCGCACCGGGTCACCGTGGCCGACCTGACCCCGGCGTACTGGCACCAGTTCCAGAACGCCACCGAGCGGGACCCGGCGCCACCGGGCGACCTGCGGCTGGTCATCGTCGGCGGGGACACCGTCCGGCCCGGGGACTGCCGTCGCTGGCTGCGGCAGCGGCCCGGGGTCCGGCTGATGAACGCCTACGGACTGACCGAGACCACCATCACCTCGACCCTGTGCGAGCTCAACCCCGGGCTGCTGGCCGGCCCGGTCGGGGCCCCGGCGCCGATCGGGCGGCCGGTGGGCGGGGCCACCGTGCACCTGCTGGACGAGCAGCTCCGGCCGGTCCAGGACGGGCGGCCCGGGGAGATCTTCATCGGCGGCCCCGGCGTGGCGCTCGGCTTCTGGCGGCAGCCGGGCCGGACGGCCGAGCTGTTCCGGCCCGACCCGTACGCGGCCGAGCCCGGCTCCCGGATGTGCCGGACCGGCGACCTCGGCCGGTGGCGGGCGGACGGCGAGCTGGAGTACCTGGGCCGGCTCGACCGGCAGCTGAAGATCCGCGGCTACCGGGTCGATCCGGCCGAGGTGGAGGCGGCCCTGGCCGACCACCCGGCGGTGGAGCAGGCCGCCGTGGTGCCCGAGGACGGGGCGCTGGCCGCGTTCTACACCACCGCCGGGCCTGTCCCCGCCGAGGAGGTCAACAGCTTCCTCAGCGAGCGGCTGGCCCGCTGGATGGTGCCGGCCAGGCTGACCGAGGTGGCCACCCTGCCGCTGGACCGCAACGGCAAGGTGGACCGCAAGGGGCTGCTGCTGACCACCGCTCCCCCGCCGGCGCCGCCGACCGGCAACGGCGAGCAACTCGACTCGATCGGCAGCGGGGTGGCCGAGCTCTGGGCCCGGATGCTGCACCTGGAGCAGGTGCAGCCGGGGGACGACTTCTTCAAGATCGGCGGCGACTCGCTGCTGGCCACCGAGATGCTGGCCCGGGCCCGGATCATGTTCGGCATCGGGGTCGGTCAACTCCGGGTGCTCACCCGGGCGTTGCTGGCCGAACCGACGCTTGCCGCGTTCGCCCGCAACACCCGGGCGGCCCGGGCCGGGACGCTGACCGCCGGCGACCTGCCCCCCGACTTCGCCGCCGAGGCCGAGCTCGGGGTGCCGATCAGATCGAACGGCGGCCCACCACCGAACTGGCGCCGTCCCGGCGCGATCCTGCTCACCGGCGCCACCGGCTACTGCGGCTCGCACTTGCTGGACACCCTGCTCCGGGAGACCGACGCCACCGTGCACTGCCTGGTCCGCGACACCGACCCCGGGCAGGCGCTGGACCGGCTGCGCGCGGCCGGACTGCGGCACCTGCTGCGGGACCCGCTGGACGGGGTGGCACCGGGGCGGGTGGTCCCGGAACACGGTGACCTCGGGGCGCCCCTGCTCGGCCTGACCGAGCAGCGGTTCGCCGAGCTGGCCGCCGGGCTCGACCTGATCCTGCACTGTGGCGCCCGGGTCAACTTCATCTACCCGTACCGGGAGTTGAGCGCCGTCAACGTCGGCGGCGTCCGCGAGCTGGTCCGGCTGGCCGGGCACTCCCGGGCCGTCCCGCTGCACCACCTGTCCAGCATGTCGGTGCTCGCCGGGTACGGGGCGGCCGGGGTCCGGCAGGTCACCGAACGCACCCCGCTCGGGTACCCCGGGTACCTCTCGGTCGGGTACGCGGAGACCAAGTGGGTCGCCGAGGAGCTGCTCCGGCAGGCCGCCCAGGCCGGTCTCCCGGTGACCGTGCACCGGCTGAACGACGTCACCGGGGACCGGCACACCGGCGCGATGAACAGCAGCACCGAGATGTGCGCGCTGATCCGGCTGATCGCCGACACCGGGTGCGCGCCCGACGTGGACCTGCCGCTGGACTTCCTGCCCGCGGACAGCTTCGCCCGCGCGCTCACCTACCTGGCCACCCACGTCGAGGCCACCGGGCAGGCGTACCACCTGACCAATCCCCGGCACCCGCTGCTCGGCGAACTCGCCGCCCGGCTGCGGGCGTTCGGCTACCCGGTGGCCGAGGTGCCCTACCAGGACTGGGTGCTCCGGTTCGCCCGGTACGCCGCCGAGCACCCCAAGCACCCGGCCACCCCGTTCCTGCCGCTGTTCGTCGACCGCTGCGCGGGCAGGCCCGAACTGACCGTCAGCGAGATGTACTTCCGCCGGACCTTCCCGCGCTTCGACCGCTCCGGGGTGGTCGCGGACCTGGCCGGGAGCGGGGTGGAGTTCCCGCCGGTGGACGGCCCGCTGCTGGACCGCTACCTGCGGCACCTGATCGGCTCCGGCTATCTCGACCCGCCGACCGTGGGCGGGTGA
- a CDS encoding histidine phosphatase family protein, with amino-acid sequence MTVRVMFISPAIGAALRGARFEDGEPLDAVGRSRAEAAAGSVRADGAVLVSPTARCRETAEALGLTATGAPGPAGWSMGRWRGRPLDEVAGAEPEAVGQWLADPDAAPHGGESLTALCARMADWLTALPDGPVLAVAETELIRAAVVHALAVPAQAFWRIDVPPLTATELTGRSGRWNLRCGHPLG; translated from the coding sequence ATGACGGTACGGGTGATGTTCATCTCACCGGCGATCGGGGCCGCGCTGCGCGGCGCCCGGTTCGAGGACGGCGAGCCGCTGGACGCCGTCGGGCGGAGCCGGGCCGAGGCGGCCGCCGGGAGCGTACGGGCCGACGGGGCGGTGCTGGTCTCCCCCACCGCGCGCTGCCGGGAGACCGCCGAGGCGCTCGGCCTGACCGCCACCGGGGCGCCAGGACCGGCCGGCTGGTCGATGGGCCGCTGGCGGGGCCGACCCCTGGACGAGGTGGCCGGCGCCGAACCGGAGGCCGTCGGGCAGTGGCTCGCCGACCCGGACGCCGCGCCGCACGGCGGGGAGTCGCTGACCGCGCTCTGCGCCCGGATGGCCGACTGGCTGACCGCGCTGCCGGACGGACCGGTACTGGCGGTGGCCGAAACGGAGTTGATCCGGGCGGCCGTGGTGCACGCGCTCGCCGTACCGGCCCAGGCGTTCTGGCGGATCGACGTACCGCCGCTCACCGCCACCGAACTGACCGGCCGCTCCGGCCGGTGGAACCTGCGCTGCGGCCACCCCCTGGGGTGA
- a CDS encoding CbtB domain-containing protein has product MAQAIVSPATEGIEALPVRALLPWAVFLGTLMLVLLYFVGAEQGATSVFSGASVHEWVHDGRHLLGFPCH; this is encoded by the coding sequence ATGGCTCAGGCCATCGTCTCCCCCGCCACCGAGGGCATCGAGGCCCTTCCCGTCCGGGCCCTGCTGCCCTGGGCGGTCTTCCTCGGCACCCTGATGCTGGTGCTGCTCTACTTCGTCGGTGCCGAACAGGGCGCCACCTCCGTCTTCTCCGGCGCCTCCGTGCACGAGTGGGTCCACGACGGCCGCCACCTGCTCGGCTTCCCCTGCCACTGA